One Falsarthrobacter nasiphocae DNA segment encodes these proteins:
- a CDS encoding DEAD/DEAH box helicase, protein MTPLSENTSFDAPSEQNAGSSAVTPESAPAELLFTDLELDPRILAALKDVGYEKPSPIQAATIPTLLEGRDVVGLAQTGTGKTAAFALPVLSKLAELSEVNGPDNATKVLVLAPTRELALQVAEAFTSYAKHMDRFSVLPVYGGSAYGPQLAGLRRGAQVVVGTPGRVIDHLAKGSLDLSELSYLVLDEADEMLRMGFADDVEKILSGTPADKQVALFSATMPRQIRKIAQQYLNNPAEITVKSDTRTAANIRQRYVQVMGPRKLDAMTRILEAEETDGIIAFVRTKMATEDLADKLKARGYQAAAINGDIPQQQRERTVEALRDGKIDILVATDVAARGLDVERISHVFNYDIPHDTESYVHRIGRTGRAGRTGDAILFMTPREKYLLRSIERATKSPVEQMELPSVDHVNNKRLARFAEQITKTLATEDLDVFRELVTAYDEENEATPLEVAAALAFMAQGGRPLLLEEAPLPPAKQARERGERQSRDGMNSRGPSRSLTEGNATYRIAVGRRDRVMPGSIVGAIANEGGLSSAQIGGIDIRADHSLVELPADLTPEQLETLRETRIGGRPIRLELDNGRRPARERDDRGGARGGFRDDRGARGGFREDRGGYRGGRDDRGGSRGGFGGDREGGQRGGFREDRGGYRNDRNDRGDRGGFGSDRNDRGDRGGFGGDRGGFAGRGDDSRGHAKSGRKPRW, encoded by the coding sequence TTGACTCCCTTGTCTGAAAACACCTCCTTTGACGCGCCCTCCGAGCAGAACGCCGGATCCTCGGCAGTGACCCCGGAGAGCGCCCCCGCTGAGCTCCTCTTCACCGACCTCGAGCTGGACCCGCGCATTCTCGCCGCCCTCAAGGACGTCGGCTACGAGAAGCCCTCACCCATTCAGGCCGCCACGATCCCCACCCTCCTCGAGGGCCGCGACGTCGTGGGCCTCGCCCAGACGGGCACCGGCAAGACCGCAGCCTTCGCGCTGCCCGTCCTCTCCAAGCTCGCCGAGCTCTCCGAGGTCAACGGCCCCGACAACGCCACTAAGGTCCTCGTGCTGGCCCCGACCCGCGAGCTCGCGCTCCAGGTCGCGGAGGCCTTCACCTCCTACGCCAAGCACATGGACCGCTTCTCGGTGCTCCCCGTCTACGGCGGCTCCGCGTACGGCCCGCAGCTCGCGGGCCTGCGCCGCGGTGCGCAGGTCGTCGTCGGCACCCCCGGCCGCGTGATTGACCACCTGGCGAAGGGCTCGCTGGACCTCTCCGAGCTCAGCTACCTCGTCCTCGACGAGGCCGACGAGATGCTCCGCATGGGCTTCGCCGACGACGTCGAGAAGATCCTCTCGGGGACGCCCGCCGACAAGCAGGTGGCCCTGTTCTCCGCGACGATGCCGCGGCAGATCCGCAAGATCGCCCAGCAGTACCTCAACAACCCGGCCGAGATCACCGTGAAGTCGGACACGCGCACCGCCGCGAACATCCGCCAGCGGTACGTTCAGGTCATGGGCCCGCGCAAGCTCGACGCCATGACCCGCATTCTCGAAGCCGAGGAGACGGACGGCATCATTGCCTTCGTCCGCACGAAGATGGCGACCGAAGACCTCGCCGACAAGCTCAAGGCCCGCGGCTACCAGGCGGCCGCCATCAACGGCGACATCCCGCAGCAGCAGCGCGAGCGCACCGTCGAGGCCCTCCGCGACGGCAAGATCGACATCCTCGTCGCCACGGACGTCGCAGCCCGCGGCCTCGACGTCGAGCGCATCAGCCACGTCTTCAACTACGACATCCCGCACGACACCGAGTCCTACGTGCACCGCATCGGCCGCACGGGGCGCGCGGGGCGCACGGGTGACGCGATCCTCTTCATGACGCCGCGGGAGAAGTACCTGCTCCGCTCGATCGAGCGCGCCACGAAGTCCCCCGTGGAGCAGATGGAGCTGCCGAGCGTGGACCACGTCAACAACAAGCGCCTGGCCCGCTTCGCTGAGCAGATCACCAAGACGCTCGCCACCGAGGACCTCGACGTCTTCCGCGAGCTCGTCACCGCCTACGACGAAGAGAACGAGGCCACGCCGCTCGAGGTGGCCGCAGCCCTCGCGTTCATGGCACAGGGCGGGCGCCCGCTCCTCCTTGAGGAGGCGCCGCTGCCCCCGGCCAAGCAGGCCCGTGAGCGCGGCGAGCGCCAGTCCCGGGACGGCATGAACTCCCGCGGCCCGTCCCGCTCGCTGACCGAGGGGAACGCGACGTACCGCATCGCCGTCGGGCGCCGTGACCGGGTCATGCCGGGGTCCATCGTGGGCGCGATCGCCAACGAGGGCGGCCTCAGCTCCGCCCAGATCGGCGGGATCGACATCCGCGCGGACCACTCCCTCGTGGAGCTCCCCGCGGACCTGACGCCCGAGCAGCTCGAGACCCTGCGCGAGACCCGCATCGGCGGCCGCCCGATTCGCCTTGAGCTCGACAACGGCCGTCGGCCGGCGCGCGAGCGTGACGACCGCGGCGGTGCCCGTGGTGGCTTCCGCGACGATCGCGGGGCACGCGGCGGCTTCCGTGAGGACCGCGGCGGATACCGGGGCGGACGCGACGACCGCGGCGGCTCCCGCGGGGGCTTCGGCGGGGACCGCGAGGGCGGCCAGCGCGGCGGTTTCCGCGAGGACCGGGGCGGCTACCGCAACGACAGGAACGACCGAGGGGATCGCGGCGGCTTCGGCAGCGACCGCAATGACCGCGGCGATCGCGGCGGCTTCGGCGGGGATCGCGGCGGATTTGCGGGGCGCGGCGACGACAGCCGCGGCCACGCCAAGTCCGGCCGCAAGCCCCGCTGGTAG
- a CDS encoding FAS1-like dehydratase domain-containing protein: MSISENLAGRVYPAEGTFVVGRESIRDFARAVKASSPLHADVEAARAAGYADLVAPPTYAIIPAQRAESRMVLDPEAGIDFSRVVHAEQRFELERAIVAGDELAAELVVDSVRAMGAGAMVTTKATLTDAEGRLVGVTTSALLVRGKDEA, from the coding sequence ATGAGCATCAGCGAGAACCTGGCCGGGCGGGTGTACCCCGCGGAGGGGACCTTCGTCGTCGGCCGCGAGTCAATCCGGGACTTCGCCCGGGCAGTCAAGGCGAGCAGCCCCCTCCACGCGGATGTGGAGGCGGCGCGTGCCGCCGGATATGCGGACCTCGTGGCCCCGCCCACCTACGCGATCATTCCCGCCCAGCGCGCCGAGAGCCGCATGGTCCTGGACCCCGAGGCGGGCATCGACTTCTCCCGCGTCGTCCACGCCGAGCAGCGGTTCGAGCTGGAGCGCGCCATCGTCGCGGGGGATGAGCTGGCGGCCGAGCTCGTCGTCGACTCTGTCCGCGCCATGGGTGCCGGAGCCATGGTGACCACGAAGGCCACGCTGACGGACGCCGAGGGGCGGCTCGTCGGCGTGACCACCTCCGCACTGCTGGTTCGAGGGAAGGACGAGGCATGA
- a CDS encoding MaoC family dehydratase, with protein MSAPTLSELEVGQEIGTREIPLTRTDLVTYAGASGDTNPIHWNEAFARSVELPGVIAHGMLTFGAASGLVGDWAEDPGRIVGYSTRFSKPVPVEDTTGTDEPGAVLTVTGKIGALDPEAGTARVDLTVTSNGAKVLMKTQAVVRLVP; from the coding sequence ATGAGCGCCCCCACGCTGAGCGAGCTCGAGGTCGGGCAGGAGATTGGGACCCGCGAGATCCCCCTGACGCGCACTGACCTCGTCACCTACGCCGGGGCCTCCGGCGACACGAACCCCATCCACTGGAACGAGGCCTTCGCCCGCTCCGTCGAGCTCCCCGGCGTCATTGCCCACGGCATGCTGACGTTCGGTGCGGCCAGCGGACTCGTGGGGGACTGGGCTGAGGATCCGGGGCGCATTGTGGGCTACTCCACGCGCTTCTCCAAGCCCGTGCCCGTCGAGGACACCACCGGGACAGACGAGCCAGGTGCGGTCTTGACCGTCACTGGCAAGATCGGGGCCCTTGACCCCGAGGCCGGCACTGCCCGCGTGGACCTCACCGTGACGAGCAACGGGGCCAAGGTCCTCATGAAGACCCAGGCCGTCGTCAGGCTCGTGCCGTGA